One genomic region from Pyxicephalus adspersus chromosome 1, UCB_Pads_2.0, whole genome shotgun sequence encodes:
- the LOC140329115 gene encoding tubulin alpha-1A chain-like, with amino-acid sequence MERLSVDYGKKSKLEFSIYPAPQVSTAVVEPYNSILTTHTTLEHSDCAFMVDNEAIYDICRRNLDIERPTYTNLNRLIGQIVSSITASLRFDGALNVDLTEFQTNLVPYPRIHFPLATYAPVISAEKAYHEQLSVAEITNACFEPANQMVKCDPRHGKYMACCLLYRGDVVPKDVNAAIATIKTKRTIQFVDWWPTGFKVGINYQPPTVVPGGDLAKVQRAVCMLSNTTAIAEAWARLDHKFDLMYAKRAFVHWYVGEGMEEGEFSEAREDMAALEKDYEEVGVDSVEGEGEEEGEEY; translated from the coding sequence ATGGAACGTCTCTCTGTTGATTATGGAAAGAAGTCCAAGCTGGAATTCTCCATCTATCCAGCTCCCCAGGTCTCAACAGCTGTTGTTGAACCCTACAACTCCATCCTTACCACTCACACCACTCTGGAGCACTCTGACTGTGCTTTCATGGTGGACAATGAGGCCATCTATGACATCTGCCGTAGAAATCTAGATATTGAGCGCCCAACCTACACCAATCTTAACAGGCTTATTGGTCAGATTGTGTCCTCTATTACTGCCTCCCTCCGATTTGATGGAGCCCTGAATGTAGATCTGACAGAGTTCCAGACCAACTTGGTGCCCTACCCTCGTATCCACTTCCCTCTTGCCACTTATGCCCCAGTCATCTCAGCTGAGAAAGCTTACCATGAGCAGCTGTCTGTGGCAGAGATCACCAATGCTTGCTTTGAGCCAGCAAACCAGATGGTGAAATGTGACCCACGTCATGGTAAATACATGGCTTGCTGCCTGTTGTACCGTGGTGATGTGGTGCCCAAAGATGTTAATGCAGCTATTGCCACCATTAAGACCAAGCGTACCATTCAGTTTGTGGACTGGTGGCCCACTGGTTTCAAGGTTGGTATCAACTATCAACCACCAACCGTGGTACCAGGTGGGGATTTGGCTAAGGTACAGCGTGCTGTGTGCATGCTGAGCAACACCACTGCTATTGCAGAGGCCTGGGCACGTCTGGACCATAAGTTTGATCTTATGTATGCCAAGCGTGCTTTTGTGCACTGGTATGTAGGTGAAGGTATGGAGGAGGGAGAATTCTCTGAGGCCCGTGAGGACATGGCTGCCCTGGAGAAGGATTATGAGGAAGTTGGTGTAGATTCTGTGGAAGGAGAGGGTGAAGAGGAAGGAGAGGAATATTAA